One Glycine max cultivar Williams 82 chromosome 4, Glycine_max_v4.0, whole genome shotgun sequence DNA segment encodes these proteins:
- the LOC121174738 gene encoding uncharacterized protein, with product MCVSVSLYGSKGSFQWLDTTQFVLDRDFSDHCLILLRSKSVDWGPKPFKVMDWWLQDKGFQEMVTFKWSNFHLSGWGGYALKQKLKFIKACIRQWSSSNGVINAKKIQLKKSLQEQLWHATNAYECMLRQKARVKWLKEGDRNSAYFHKLINHRRRHNAIQGLIIDGEWVQDPSRVKTEAFNHFKDRFSEQNFNRPTLDGVQLPSLGQSENEALVARFSDADTVCLPKARGGLGIKDLNKFNEALLGSWQIILISFGQEL from the exons aTGTGTGTCAGtgtgtctctttat GGTAGCAAAGGATCATTTCAGTGGCTTGACACAACACAGTTTGTACTAGACAGAGATTTTTCAGATCATTGCCTTATCCTTCTAAGATCCAAAAGTGTTGATTGGGGTCCTAAGCCTTTCAAGGTCATGGATTGGTGGCTGCAGGACAAGGGATTTCAGGAAATGGTGACCTTTAAATGGAGCAATTTCCACCTTAGTGGATGGGGAGGATATGCCCTCAAGCAAAAACTGAAGTTCATTAAAGCTTGCATTCGACAGTGGAGCTCATCCAATGGAGTTATTAATGCTAAGAAAATTCAG CTCAAGAAGTCTCTTCAGGAGCAATTGTGGCATGCTACTAATGCCTATGAATGTATGCTGAGGCAAAAGGCTAGAGTGAAATGGTTAAAGGAAGGGGACAGAAATTCAGCTTACTTCCACAAGCTGATAAATCATAGAAGAAGACATAATGCTATTCAAGGATTGATCATTGATGGGGAATGGGTTCAGGACCCTAGTAGAGTCAAAACTGAGGCCTTTAATCATTTCAAAGATAGATTTTCTGAGCAGAATTTTAATAGACCAACCCTGGATGGTGTGCAGCTACCTTCCCTTGGTCAAAGTGAGAATGAAGCCCTTGTGGCCAGATTTTCTGATGCTGATACAGTTTGTTTACCAAAAGCCAGAGGTGGATTGGGTATTAAAGATTTGAACAAGTTTAATGAAGCCTTGCTTGGCAGCTGGCAAATAATC